The stretch of DNA GACAAGCTCGACGAGTCGGTGTCCCTCGCGGTGCCGGACGGCGACGGCGTCCGCTTCGTGACGCAGGCCGCGCGGCGCCGCGCGATGTCGGTAGCCTTCCGCATCGGCGATCTGCTCCCTGCCGAGCGGTGCGCGCCGGGCGCGCTGTTCGCCGCCGAGTGGGACGAGGCGGCGTGGGCGGCGTGGCGGGCACGCGTGGCCGCCGATCCCGAGGGGCACGCCTTTCCCGCGCTGCCACCGGGCCCCGCGCCCCTGCCCTCGGATCTCACCGGCCGCGTGGAGCGCTCGCGCGCGACGGGCTGGGCCCTCGACGACCAGCTGATCGAGCCGGGCCTGATCGCGGCGGCGGTCCCGGTGCGCGACGCGGCGGGCCGCCCGCGGTATGCCCTGTCCGCTGTGAGCCACACCAGCAGGCACACGGCGCAGGGCCTCGCGGAGCTCGTGCTGCCACGGCTGCGGGAGGAGGCCGCGCACCTGGAGTCCCTTCCGCCCGCCCCATCTCCGTACGGAGAAGCGGAGTTGACGCCCGGTCAGCCGGTGGACGCGGTCGATGCGGTCGACGCGAAGGCCGAACTCGGCCCCGGCTTCCTCCAGTCGCTCGCCCGCGGCCTAGGCGTCCTGCGCGCCCTGGGCCGGGCCGGTGGCGACGGCCTCCCGCTCACCGCGATCGCCGCCGCCACCGGCCTGCCACGGGCCACCGCACGCCGCTGCCTGCACACCCTGGAGCTGGAGGGGTACGCGGCGCACGACGGCCGCCTCTATCGCCCGCTCCCCCGCATCATGGAGCTCGGTTACGCGCGCCTCTCACGCCTCGGCTTCGCCGACATCGCCGAGCCGCATCTGCGCCAACTGACGGACCGGGTCCACCAGTCGGCATCGGTGACGGTGCTCGACGGGACGGACATCCTGTACGTGGCGCGGGCGGCGACCGTCCGCGTCATGAGCGTCTACATCACGCTCGGCACGCGCTTCCCCGCCTATCCCACCGCCATGGGCCGGGTCCTGCTCGCCGGGCTCCCTCAGGAGGACCGTGCGCGCCTCCTGAAGGCCGAACCGCCCCGCCCCCTCACCCGGCGCACCGTCACCGCCCCCGCGGACCTGAACCGCATCCTGGACCGTGCCGCCGCCGACGGCTACGCCACCGCGGACGAGGAGCTGGAGGAGGGCCTGCGCTCGGTCGCCGTACCGCTCAAGGACGCGGAGGAACGCGTCGTCGCCGCCCTGAACGTGGCCCAGCACGCGGGCACCGCCCCGCTGGACGAGACCGTCGGGGCGCTGCTTCCCGCACTGCGCGAGACGGCGGCGGCGATCGAGGCGGACCTGCACACGGCGGCCCGCTTCAACGGCGTACTGATGCCGTAGAGGAGGGCCGCCGACGTCTTGGCAGAGGTGCCCGGAGCCGGACTCGAACCGCCGATCAGCCGGTCGGCAACGGTACGGAATCGATGAGCGCCTCCCCCTGCACAACGCTGGATACCGAACGGTAATGTCGCGTCCCCGCCGGGGGAACGGAACCGGCGGGTGAGCGCGAAGGAGCCCTCATGGCGACGGACATGCACCCTGCGCATTCAGGCGGGGCGGCCGACAAGGCGGACCTCGACCGGTGGCAGCGCGCGTGGAGTCACCGCGAGGACTTGCTGCGGGTGGCGCGCCGCAGATCCATGAGCGACGAGGACGCCGAGGACGCCGTACACGAGGCGATGCTGCGCGCCGCCGAGCATCCGCAGCTCGACGACGAGCGGCTCGGCGCCTGGCTGACCACGGTGACCATCCGGCTGTGTGTCGACCGGTACCGGCAGGTCAGCCGCGAGGCCGAGGTGCGCCGCAGCCCCAAACTGGTCGCGCCGGGCCAGCTGCCCGTCGACGACGCGGTGTGCGACCGGGCGGAGGCTCGGTGGCTGGCCGCGCGGAGCGGGGAGCTGCCCGCGCGGCAGGCGGAGGCGATCTGGCTCAAGTCCGAGGACCTGGACGTCGGTCAGGTCGCCAAGAAGATGGGCCTGAGCTACCGGACGGCCGAGTCGCTGCTCGCCAGAGCCCGGCGCACGCTGCGCACGGCGCTTGCCGCCACCCTTGGTCTCGCCCTGTGGCTGTGCGGGCGCGGGCCGCGTCCGGGCGGGAGCGTGCAGGTGGCGGGCGTGGCCGTGACGGCGGCGACCCTTGCCGTGGCGGGGTTCGTCCTGCCGGGCGTCCTCGACGGGGACCGGCCCGGACCGGCGCGGCCCGCCCCTTCCGTCTCCTCCGTGTCCTCCGTCTCCGATGGGGCCGATGACGCACGGGCTCCGGAGCGCGGGGCGACGCCCTCGGACAGCTCCCGCCAGGCCCCGTCGACGACCAACCCCGGCACGGCGCCGGCCGACGGCTCGCTTCCCGTACTGCCTTCCCTGCCCGATGTGCCGCTCCCGGCCCTGGAAACACTGCCCGCGGTGCCTTCCCCCGACGTCCCCGAGATACCGGTCGAGCCGCCGGAGGTGTCCGTACCCCCGGCCCCATCCGCCTCCGCGACGGCCCCGAAGCAGCCCGTCGACGGCCTCACACAGGTCCCGTAGAAAAAACTTCGGTTTCTCCGCGACGGACGGGGCGCCCTTCCCCGTAGAGCAGATGACAGAGCTGCTCACGGCGAAGGGTGAAACGGATGGGTGTCGAGATCTGCGTGGAAGGGCTGACCAAGTCCTTCGGCGACCAGGTCATCTGGCAGAACGTCTCGCTGACACTGCCCGCCGGAGAGGTCTCGGTCATGCTGGGCCCCTCGGGCACCGGCAAGTCGGTCTTCCTCAAGAGTCTCGTCGGACTGCTCAAGCCGGAGCGCGGGTCGATCCGGATCGCGGGCACGGACATCACCAAGCTGCGCGAGCACGACCTGTACGAGGTACGGAAGCTGTTCGGTGTGCTGTTCCAGGACGGCGCCCTGTTCGGGTCGATGAACCTCTACGACAACATCGCCTTCCCGCTGCGCGAGCACACCCGTAAGCAGGAGAGCGCGATCAGGAAGATCGTGCTCGAGAAGATGGACATGGTCGGCCTGATCGGCGCCGAGGACAAGCTGCCCGGCGAGATATCCGGCGGGATGCGCAAACGGGCCGGTCTGGCGCGGGCCCTGGTGCTCGATCCGGAGATCATTCTCTTCGACGAGCCCGACTCGGGCCTCGATCCGGTCCGTGTGGCCTACCTCAACCAGCTGATCGTCGACCTCAACGCGCAGATCGACGCGACCTTCCTGATCGTCACGCACGACATCGCGTCGGCCCGCCAGGTCCCCGACAACATCGGGCTGCTCTTCCGCCGTGAACTGGTGATGTTCGGCCCCCGCAAGCAGCTCCTCACCAGCGACGAGCCAGTCGTACGGCAGTTCCTGAACGGCCGGATGCAGGGGCCGATCGGCATGGCCGAGGAGAAGGACGCCGCCACGATGGCGCGCGAGGCGGTGCACTTCGGCAACGGCGGCGCGGCCGACAGCGTGGGTGTCGCCGAGATGACCCCGCGGCTCCTTCCGGGGCCCGGCATCGACCGCCCGCCCCGCTGGCAGGCAATCGCCGAGCAGGAGGAGGCGCGAGAGCCGCAAGAGACCCATGAGGCTCAAGAGGTGAGCGGCGCATGAGTCTTTCACCCAAGGGGGCGCTGCGGCACTCGGGCAGTCTCTTCGCGATGGGCCTGGACGTGCTGCGGACGCTGCCGCGACGCCCGTTCCAGGTGCGGGAGTTCATCCAGCAGTCCTGGTTCATCGCGAGCGTCACGATCCTGCCCACCGCGCTCGTCTCCATCCCGTTCGGTGCGGTGATCGCGCTGCAGATCGGCAGCCTGACCCGGCAGCTGGGCGCGCAGTCGTTCTCCGGCGCCGCCTCGGTGCTCGCGGTGCTCAGGGAAGCCTCGCCGATCGTCACCGCGCTGCTCATCGCGGGGGCGGGCGGCACCGCGATCTGCGCGGATCTCGGGGCGCGCAAGATCCGCGAGGAGATCGACGCGATGCAGGTCCTCGGCATCGACCCGATCCACCGCCTCGTCGTGCCCAGGGTCCTCGCGTCGATGGTCGTCGCGGTGCTGCTCAACGGCCTGGTCTCGGTGGTCGGGGTGGCCGGCGGCTACTTCTTCAACGTGGTCCTGCAGAACGGCACTCCGGGCGCCTACCTGGCCTCGTTCACCACCCTCGCCCAGCTGTCCGACCTCTGGGCGGCGGAGCTCAAGGCCCTGGTCTTCGGCGCCATCGCCGCGATCGTCGCCTCGTACAAGGGGCTCACCGCCAAGGGCGGTCCCAAGGGCGTCGGTGACGCGGTGAACCAGGCCGTGGTCATCACCTTCATGTTGCTGTTCGTGACGAACTTCGTGATGACCGCCGTGTACTTCCAAATCGTCCCGCAGAGAGGGTAGTTGATGCGACTTCTCGACCGCCCGCTCCGCTCGCTCGAAGAGCTGGGCAGCCAACTGGCCTTCTACGGCCGCTCCCTGGCCTGGACCGGCCGCACCCTGCGCCGCTACAAGAAGGAGATCCTGCGCCTGCTCGCCGAGGTGAGCTTCGGCCGAGGCGCCCTCGCCGTCATCGGCGGCACGGTCGGCGTGATCGCCTTCCTGTCCTTCTTCACCGGCACCGAGGTCGGCCTTCAGGGCTACGCCGCCCTCAACCAGCTGGGCACCTCCAACTTCGTGGCGTTCCTCTCGGCGTACTTCAACACCCGGGAGATCGCCCCCCTGGTGGCGGGCCTCGCCCTGTCCGCGACGGTCGGGGCCGGGTTCACCGCACAGCTGGGCGCGATGCGGATCAGCGAGGAGACCGACGCGCTCGAAGTGATGGGCGTGCCCTCGCTGCCGTTCCTGGTGACCACCCGGATGATCGCGGGTTTCGTCGCGGTGATCCCGCTGTATGTGGTCGGCCTGCTGTCCTCGTACTTCGCCGCGCGCACCATCACCACCGGCTACTACGGGCAGTCCGCGGGCACCTACGACCACTACTTCCAGCAGTACCTGCCGCCGGTGGACGTGCTCTGGTCCTTCGGCAAGGTGATCGTCTTCGCCGTCGTGATCATCCTGGTGCACTGCTACTACGGCTACTACGCGAGCGGCGGTCCCGCCGGGGTCGGCGTCGCGGTCGGCCGTGCCGTGCGCACCTCCATCGTCGCCATCAACGTCCTGGACTTCTTCCTCAGCCTCGCGATCTGGGGCGCCGTCACGACCGTACGAATAGCGGGGTAGGGCAGATGAGGACTCCGATCTCTCCCGCTTCGCGCGGCGCCAGGCTGCGGCTGTACGGCGTCGTGTTCATCACGGTCATCGCGCTGCTGCTCGCCCTCTCCGTCGCCGTGTACCAGCAGGTGTTCACCTCCGTCGTACGGATCACGCTGCAGGCCGACACCCTGGGCAACCAGCTGGAACCGCGGGCCGACGTCAAGCTGCGCGGCCTCCTGGTCGGCGAGGTCCGCGAGGTGCGGGCCGACGGCGAGAAGGCGACCCTCGGCATCGCACTCAAGCCGGAGCACATCGCCCGGATCCCGTCCGATGTCCACGCACGGCTGCTGCCCAAGACGCTGTTCGGCGAGAAGTACGTCGAGCTGGTGGAGCCCCGTGAGCCCGCGGACCGGCACATCCGCGCGGGTGACGTCATCACCCAGGACCGCACCACGGTCGGCATCGAGGTGCAGCAGCTGATGAACGATCTGCTGCCGCTCCTGCGCACCGTGCGGCCCGCCGATCTCAACGCGACGCTCTCCGCGTTCGCCACCGCGCTCGACGGACGCGGCGACCGGATCGGCGCCAACCTCACCCGCGTCGAGCGCTATCTGCGCCGCCTCAACCCGCATCTGCCGTCCCTGAAGGAGGACATCACGCGCTTCGCCGACGTCGCCGAGGTGTACGCCGACGCGGCGCCCGACCTGCTGAAGATCCTGCGGAACTCCGTCACCACCAGCCGCACCCTCGTGGAGAAGCAGGGCCAACTGGCCGCCGCCCTCACCGCGACCGCCACCGCGGCCGGCACCGGCGAGGAGTTCCTCGACGACAACGGCGAGCGCCTGATCACCCTCGGCCGGGTCTCCCGCCCGACGCTTGCGCTGTTCGCCCGCTATGCGCCCCAGTACCCCTGCCTCCTTGAGGGTCTGGTGCGGCAGGACAAGGCATCCGAAGAGACCTATCGAGGCGGAAAGATGCGTATCACCCTCGAATTCGTCCACCCGCAGCCCGCATACGAGCCCGGCGAGGAACCGCGGTACGCGGACCGCTCGGGCCCCAACTGCCGCGGGTTGCCCCACCCCCGGGTGCCCGCGGGGGACGACCAGCTCAACGACGGTACGAAGCCCAACAAGGTCGGTGGTCCTTCCGGCACTCCCAAGATGTCCTCGACCGCGGCCGAACAGCGGGCCGTCGGCTCCCTCGTGGCCCCGGTCCTCGGGGTGTCGGCGGACCAGGTGCCCCCGGTCGCGACGCTCCTCTTCGGCCCGATGGCGCGCGGAACGGCGGTGAGCGTCGCATGAAGACGGCACGAGCCACGGACACCGCGGCGCCTCTGGTGAAGTTCCTGCTGTTCGCGGCGGTGACGGTGGTGGCGAC from Streptomyces sp. BA2 encodes:
- a CDS encoding IclR family transcriptional regulator domain-containing protein; translated protein: MPGESVRPLERGLAVLRALAVAEQVRAGDLVRATGLARSTVDRVVATLARLGYVREHGQELHLTPRLMELGNAYLAASGLSGEVAARTARLADKLDESVSLAVPDGDGVRFVTQAARRRAMSVAFRIGDLLPAERCAPGALFAAEWDEAAWAAWRARVAADPEGHAFPALPPGPAPLPSDLTGRVERSRATGWALDDQLIEPGLIAAAVPVRDAAGRPRYALSAVSHTSRHTAQGLAELVLPRLREEAAHLESLPPAPSPYGEAELTPGQPVDAVDAVDAKAELGPGFLQSLARGLGVLRALGRAGGDGLPLTAIAAATGLPRATARRCLHTLELEGYAAHDGRLYRPLPRIMELGYARLSRLGFADIAEPHLRQLTDRVHQSASVTVLDGTDILYVARAATVRVMSVYITLGTRFPAYPTAMGRVLLAGLPQEDRARLLKAEPPRPLTRRTVTAPADLNRILDRAAADGYATADEELEEGLRSVAVPLKDAEERVVAALNVAQHAGTAPLDETVGALLPALRETAAAIEADLHTAARFNGVLMP
- a CDS encoding MCE family protein — protein: MRTPISPASRGARLRLYGVVFITVIALLLALSVAVYQQVFTSVVRITLQADTLGNQLEPRADVKLRGLLVGEVREVRADGEKATLGIALKPEHIARIPSDVHARLLPKTLFGEKYVELVEPREPADRHIRAGDVITQDRTTVGIEVQQLMNDLLPLLRTVRPADLNATLSAFATALDGRGDRIGANLTRVERYLRRLNPHLPSLKEDITRFADVAEVYADAAPDLLKILRNSVTTSRTLVEKQGQLAAALTATATAAGTGEEFLDDNGERLITLGRVSRPTLALFARYAPQYPCLLEGLVRQDKASEETYRGGKMRITLEFVHPQPAYEPGEEPRYADRSGPNCRGLPHPRVPAGDDQLNDGTKPNKVGGPSGTPKMSSTAAEQRAVGSLVAPVLGVSADQVPPVATLLFGPMARGTAVSVA
- a CDS encoding RNA polymerase sigma factor; protein product: MATDMHPAHSGGAADKADLDRWQRAWSHREDLLRVARRRSMSDEDAEDAVHEAMLRAAEHPQLDDERLGAWLTTVTIRLCVDRYRQVSREAEVRRSPKLVAPGQLPVDDAVCDRAEARWLAARSGELPARQAEAIWLKSEDLDVGQVAKKMGLSYRTAESLLARARRTLRTALAATLGLALWLCGRGPRPGGSVQVAGVAVTAATLAVAGFVLPGVLDGDRPGPARPAPSVSSVSSVSDGADDARAPERGATPSDSSRQAPSTTNPGTAPADGSLPVLPSLPDVPLPALETLPAVPSPDVPEIPVEPPEVSVPPAPSASATAPKQPVDGLTQVP
- a CDS encoding MlaE family ABC transporter permease, with translation MRLLDRPLRSLEELGSQLAFYGRSLAWTGRTLRRYKKEILRLLAEVSFGRGALAVIGGTVGVIAFLSFFTGTEVGLQGYAALNQLGTSNFVAFLSAYFNTREIAPLVAGLALSATVGAGFTAQLGAMRISEETDALEVMGVPSLPFLVTTRMIAGFVAVIPLYVVGLLSSYFAARTITTGYYGQSAGTYDHYFQQYLPPVDVLWSFGKVIVFAVVIILVHCYYGYYASGGPAGVGVAVGRAVRTSIVAINVLDFFLSLAIWGAVTTVRIAG
- a CDS encoding ABC transporter ATP-binding protein, with protein sequence MGVEICVEGLTKSFGDQVIWQNVSLTLPAGEVSVMLGPSGTGKSVFLKSLVGLLKPERGSIRIAGTDITKLREHDLYEVRKLFGVLFQDGALFGSMNLYDNIAFPLREHTRKQESAIRKIVLEKMDMVGLIGAEDKLPGEISGGMRKRAGLARALVLDPEIILFDEPDSGLDPVRVAYLNQLIVDLNAQIDATFLIVTHDIASARQVPDNIGLLFRRELVMFGPRKQLLTSDEPVVRQFLNGRMQGPIGMAEEKDAATMAREAVHFGNGGAADSVGVAEMTPRLLPGPGIDRPPRWQAIAEQEEAREPQETHEAQEVSGA
- a CDS encoding MlaE family ABC transporter permease, which translates into the protein MSLSPKGALRHSGSLFAMGLDVLRTLPRRPFQVREFIQQSWFIASVTILPTALVSIPFGAVIALQIGSLTRQLGAQSFSGAASVLAVLREASPIVTALLIAGAGGTAICADLGARKIREEIDAMQVLGIDPIHRLVVPRVLASMVVAVLLNGLVSVVGVAGGYFFNVVLQNGTPGAYLASFTTLAQLSDLWAAELKALVFGAIAAIVASYKGLTAKGGPKGVGDAVNQAVVITFMLLFVTNFVMTAVYFQIVPQRG